The following coding sequences lie in one Methylotuvimicrobium alcaliphilum 20Z genomic window:
- a CDS encoding ANTAR domain-containing response regulator: MNKTILLADDDRLILGTMSRGLRLSGYNVLEAASGDTAIKLAQDQKPDIAVLDIRMPGVTGIDVAKHLVQILDVPVIFLSAYSDEDTVKAAIASGCMNYLVKPCSLEQLILTIEAVIERNKEIINLKYENKQLDKALSQSRSVCIAIGLIMKNQLLTEEAAFDYLRKNARDQRRKITELAEEVIQTFAGQDNLSQTHL, from the coding sequence ATGAATAAAACAATACTTCTTGCCGACGATGACCGGCTCATTCTCGGAACCATGAGCCGTGGACTCCGGCTATCCGGTTATAATGTCTTAGAAGCCGCATCGGGCGATACGGCTATTAAACTTGCTCAAGATCAAAAGCCGGACATTGCGGTTTTAGATATCCGCATGCCGGGAGTGACCGGTATAGACGTTGCCAAACATCTTGTACAAATACTCGACGTTCCAGTCATATTCTTGTCCGCTTATTCCGACGAAGACACAGTAAAAGCCGCCATCGCCTCCGGATGCATGAACTATTTGGTCAAACCCTGCAGTCTCGAGCAATTGATTTTGACCATCGAAGCGGTAATCGAAAGAAACAAGGAAATAATTAATCTGAAATACGAGAACAAGCAACTCGACAAAGCGCTATCCCAAAGCAGAAGCGTCTGCATAGCGATTGGCCTAATAATGAAGAATCAACTCCTCACCGAAGAAGCCGCATTTGATTATTTGCGCAAAAACGCCAGAGACCAGCGACGAAAAATAACCGAATTGGCCGAGGAAGTCATCCAAACCTTCGCCGGTCAAGACAATCTTAGCCAGACCCACTTATAA
- a CDS encoding bifunctional diguanylate cyclase/phosphodiesterase, whose translation MSSIKQLAIEALQRGDFDFALQDVARGEADVSRLVEDLKIYHAELEIQNEELRQNQIITENAMRRFSSLFAALPVPALVIDEVVVIHECNAIAEQRFALSRKQLRSHYFPRLLPKKEHGRLRELLQRARSEGSARVTGIELKTADEQQFIADMHLSLLSELAENYAQHFVVLIVDQTAAVKQQVLLEESHRHFQAYFDSAPVGMAAISADKQWLEVNDKLCDLFGYSRDALIKLTWMDLTHPGDLDAELVQFNDILTGKHEGYTLDKRCIRSDGEIIDVHVIKQGVRNAIGQLDYIVVIIEDVSVRKQAELALLERDQALENLSLSLRERIKELKAIYAISRASQLISDQDAFFADVLKLLPMGMNYTDDVSVSINLPSKTYSNDTFSATMDKLESDIQVDAQVVGKISVGYRNPHILPNNKPFLDDEKQFIEGIAELIGLFLTRIRSEQVQDLTSQRNAALLSLTRQATKMDEQSLLRFALEHAEALTDSHLAYVHFVNSDQNTISLGVWSGKTLQNCAAVHDNHYPLANAGVWADCFRLRRPVIHNDYPALDNKKGLPEGHATLLRHVSVPVIEDDNVVMIMGVGNKQDSYDAGDLAILEMLANNAWALVQRNRQQRKLELDAMVFRYSREAVVVTDGEQRILSVNPAFTLITGYTETEVLGLTPRLLKSGKHDDSFYQQMWAKLNLEDYWQGEIWNRRKNGEIYPQWLGISAARTTPEGRPSEYIAVFMDITEHQQAREYIEFLAHHDPLTSLPNRTLLKDRFQQTVSYVQRQGKKLGLLYLDLDHFKNVNDSLGHPIGDKLLLEVACRLRDCVREADTVSRLGGDEFVVLLGNVHHVDNLADISTKILTALLRPFDIEGNKLQLSCSIGACLYPDDGEEFDGLLQKADTALYQAKFNGRNTYKFYTESMNVAVMRRMSLENAMRLSLEREDFFVVYQPQFDIKSGQIVGAEALARWHHAELGIISPAEFIPVAEECGLIVTLGQSVLRQACRQMQQWLLQGHYLRVSVNVSCVQFLRHNLLQTVIEILEETGLPPHHLELELTESILVTDPEYVLQVVNTLNQRGVQFSIDDFGTGYSSLSYLKRFAVDKLKIDQSFVRDIPGDADDEVLVEAIVNLAHNLRLKCIAEGVETQVQADFLRQLGCDQIQGYLLGRPLSVDAMQQLLSSQSR comes from the coding sequence ATGAGTAGTATTAAGCAATTAGCAATCGAGGCATTGCAACGCGGCGATTTTGATTTTGCCCTACAAGATGTTGCGCGTGGTGAAGCGGATGTTTCCCGCTTAGTCGAAGACCTTAAAATCTATCATGCGGAATTAGAAATTCAAAATGAGGAATTACGCCAAAATCAAATCATTACCGAAAATGCCATGCGCCGCTTTAGCAGTTTGTTTGCGGCTTTGCCGGTACCGGCTTTAGTTATCGATGAAGTTGTGGTCATCCATGAGTGTAATGCGATAGCTGAACAACGGTTTGCCTTAAGTCGCAAGCAATTACGTTCACATTATTTTCCTCGCCTGCTACCTAAAAAAGAGCATGGTCGTTTGCGGGAATTATTGCAGAGGGCTCGAAGCGAAGGTTCCGCGAGGGTAACCGGTATTGAATTAAAAACGGCCGACGAACAACAGTTTATAGCTGATATGCATCTTTCGTTATTGTCCGAGTTAGCAGAAAATTATGCGCAGCACTTTGTCGTTTTAATTGTCGATCAAACCGCAGCGGTTAAGCAACAGGTGCTGCTAGAAGAAAGTCACCGACACTTTCAGGCTTATTTTGATTCGGCGCCGGTCGGCATGGCAGCCATCAGTGCCGATAAACAATGGCTAGAAGTCAACGATAAACTCTGTGATTTGTTCGGATATTCGCGCGATGCGCTGATTAAACTGACCTGGATGGATTTAACGCATCCCGGCGATCTTGACGCCGAATTAGTGCAGTTTAATGACATACTCACAGGTAAGCATGAGGGTTATACACTGGATAAGCGGTGTATTCGCAGTGACGGCGAAATCATTGATGTGCATGTGATCAAACAAGGGGTGCGTAATGCCATCGGCCAACTTGATTATATAGTGGTCATTATCGAAGATGTTTCCGTTCGCAAGCAGGCAGAACTTGCCTTGCTGGAACGCGATCAGGCTCTCGAAAATCTGTCCTTGAGCTTACGCGAGCGTATAAAGGAGCTAAAAGCGATTTATGCTATTTCTCGAGCGTCACAATTAATTAGCGATCAAGATGCTTTTTTTGCCGACGTGTTAAAACTGCTACCCATGGGCATGAATTACACAGACGATGTCTCGGTGTCTATTAATTTACCTTCCAAAACTTATAGCAACGATACCTTTTCAGCCACAATGGATAAGCTGGAAAGCGATATTCAGGTTGACGCGCAAGTGGTCGGTAAAATTAGCGTCGGTTATAGGAATCCGCATATTTTGCCAAACAACAAACCGTTTCTTGATGATGAAAAACAATTTATTGAGGGCATAGCGGAATTAATTGGTTTATTTCTCACGCGTATACGCAGTGAACAAGTCCAAGATTTAACCAGTCAACGCAATGCCGCCCTATTAAGTTTAACCAGGCAAGCTACGAAAATGGATGAACAGTCTCTGCTGCGTTTTGCCCTTGAGCATGCCGAGGCGTTAACCGATAGCCACCTCGCTTATGTACATTTTGTCAACAGCGATCAAAATACCATTAGTTTAGGGGTATGGTCAGGTAAAACGCTGCAAAATTGTGCAGCGGTGCATGATAATCATTACCCGTTAGCGAATGCCGGTGTGTGGGCGGATTGTTTTCGTTTGCGTCGGCCGGTTATTCATAATGATTACCCGGCATTGGATAATAAAAAAGGGTTGCCGGAAGGCCATGCGACCTTATTACGTCACGTGAGCGTGCCGGTTATCGAAGACGATAATGTCGTGATGATTATGGGGGTAGGTAATAAACAAGACTCTTATGATGCGGGTGATTTGGCCATATTAGAAATGTTGGCCAATAATGCATGGGCCTTAGTACAACGTAATCGGCAACAACGCAAACTCGAACTTGATGCGATGGTGTTTCGTTATAGCCGAGAAGCCGTAGTCGTCACGGACGGTGAGCAACGGATCCTCTCAGTTAACCCTGCCTTTACCCTAATTACCGGTTACACGGAAACCGAAGTGCTGGGTTTAACCCCACGTTTGCTCAAGTCAGGGAAGCATGATGATAGTTTTTACCAACAGATGTGGGCGAAACTCAATCTTGAAGACTATTGGCAAGGGGAAATTTGGAATCGGCGTAAGAATGGAGAAATCTATCCGCAATGGCTTGGTATTTCGGCTGCGCGTACGACACCCGAGGGGCGTCCGAGTGAATACATTGCTGTATTTATGGATATTACCGAACATCAACAAGCCCGAGAGTATATTGAATTTCTCGCGCATCATGATCCCTTGACCTCACTGCCTAACCGTACTTTATTAAAAGACCGTTTTCAGCAAACGGTGTCCTATGTGCAACGCCAAGGTAAGAAGCTGGGCTTGTTATATTTGGATTTAGATCACTTTAAAAACGTTAATGATAGCTTGGGTCACCCGATAGGCGACAAACTGTTGTTGGAAGTTGCCTGCCGTCTGCGAGACTGTGTGCGTGAAGCCGATACCGTTAGTCGCTTAGGCGGCGATGAATTTGTCGTCTTACTAGGTAATGTGCATCATGTCGATAATTTAGCTGATATTTCGACGAAAATTTTAACCGCGCTGTTACGTCCTTTTGATATTGAGGGCAATAAACTACAGTTATCGTGTAGCATCGGTGCCTGTTTATATCCTGATGATGGAGAGGAATTTGATGGGTTGCTACAAAAAGCCGATACGGCACTGTATCAGGCTAAATTCAATGGACGTAATACCTATAAGTTTTATACCGAATCAATGAATGTGGCGGTGATGCGCCGCATGTCTTTAGAAAATGCCATGCGTTTGTCGCTGGAGCGCGAAGATTTCTTTGTGGTTTATCAACCTCAATTTGACATTAAAAGCGGACAGATTGTCGGTGCTGAAGCTTTAGCGCGCTGGCATCATGCAGAACTGGGGATTATTTCACCGGCAGAATTTATTCCGGTTGCGGAAGAGTGTGGATTGATTGTTACCTTAGGGCAGTCGGTGCTGCGTCAAGCTTGTCGGCAAATGCAACAATGGTTGCTACAAGGGCATTATTTACGAGTGTCCGTCAATGTGTCTTGCGTGCAATTTTTACGGCATAACTTATTGCAAACGGTCATCGAAATCTTGGAAGAAACCGGTTTGCCGCCTCACCATTTGGAATTAGAATTAACCGAATCCATTTTGGTTACCGATCCGGAGTATGTGTTGCAGGTGGTGAATACGTTAAACCAACGAGGCGTACAATTTTCGATTGATGATTTTGGTACCGGTTATTCCAGTTTAAGTTATCTCAAACGCTTCGCGGTGGACAAACTTAAAATTGATCAATCCTTTGTAAGAGATATTCCAGGTGACGCTGACGATGAAGTATTGGTCGAAGCCATTGTGAATCTTGCCCACAATTTACGCCTTAAATGTATTGCCGAAGGCGTGGAAACCCAAGTGCAAGCGGATTTCTTACGCCAATTAGGCTGCGATCAAATTCAGGGGTATTTATTAGGCAGACCGTTATCAGTAGATGCAATGCAGCAATTATTGAGTAGTCAGTCACGGTAA
- a CDS encoding chemotaxis protein CheB produces MARNKKYSRRVIASGVATPIEDPLDLSQIPTLNSSPKTTRLFNGYVVAIGASAGGLDALERFFDKLSVTSGAAFVVVQHLSPDHKSMMDNLLARHTAMPVLMAENGMQIKPNQVFLIPPGKNMTVAGSQLRLLPKNPHGLSLPIDLFFTSLSKEFGKHSVGVILSGTGSDGTRGAVAINDAGGFLLAQDPETAKFDGMPRSVIATGLVDEVIPPEMLAARIVGHVSNSIQPTVKLNDTGQTSHGDPLENILHLLYQVGGINFKEYKSATVQRRIERRMQVRHVRDLSNYLYLLESDRNEIITLKRDILIPVTSYFRDVETFELLEKTVIQTLVENNPDNQSLRVWVAGCATGEEAYTLSILFAEAFDKLRRWPQLKIFATDVEQQNIEFASAGVYPEAIANELSPERLERFFSRSGNQFIVKNEIRQNIVFARHNILDDPPFTRMNLVSCRNTLIYFDVAAQERALLCFQYALAHNGYLLLGSSESLGTLHKDFSVINAKHKIYRVLRPVSLPLNFKNSTNHNDNRMRVSQPYREKHRNAESSIIESGQMLLMQSYAPPALLINEERELVHVYGDVQRYMQIQAGSASLEISKLLVGKMAPVCVALLHKVAKDNMPLHSEIQLLDSAKKQSEWVRVVLRSLIEDAPKERYFLMSFEVLAPKEISLAGSNNIDVEAVSNDRIQSLEMELSATRDSLQATIEELETSNEELQATNEELMASNEELQSTNEELQSVNEELYTVNAENQEKIDILNRLNADLDNMTRAALIPTLFVDSDLNLTRFTPEAGSIFRIREGDIGRPIDDFAHEMEYPEFLHDLRRVICTAQLMEREVKTRNDHWYLVRVLPYIDRPRNISGAVLTFVDITQIKDAQRLQAILDSLPEHIAVLNSKGVITMVNKAWRDFAQSNGDRELAHTGPGINYLDVCKIKHVLDDTVAHQVLIGISQILSGEQAHFSIKYPCHSPTERRWFLMHATPVRHPLGGIIVSHVNITAWVEGEQA; encoded by the coding sequence ATGGCGCGAAACAAAAAATACTCCAGGCGAGTCATCGCTAGTGGCGTTGCCACGCCTATCGAAGACCCGCTCGATTTATCGCAAATCCCTACTCTCAATTCCTCACCAAAAACTACTCGCCTGTTTAACGGTTATGTGGTCGCTATTGGCGCATCCGCCGGTGGTTTAGACGCCTTGGAGCGTTTCTTCGACAAGCTCTCGGTAACTTCGGGAGCGGCCTTCGTGGTTGTCCAACATCTTTCCCCCGATCACAAAAGCATGATGGATAATTTGCTCGCACGGCATACGGCCATGCCGGTGTTGATGGCCGAAAACGGCATGCAAATTAAACCTAACCAGGTATTTTTGATTCCGCCGGGTAAAAATATGACAGTGGCTGGAAGCCAGCTACGGTTGTTGCCCAAAAATCCGCACGGCTTGAGTTTACCGATTGATTTATTTTTCACCTCCCTCTCCAAGGAGTTTGGCAAGCATTCGGTTGGCGTGATTCTCTCCGGCACCGGTTCCGACGGTACCCGAGGCGCGGTAGCCATTAATGATGCCGGTGGTTTTCTTTTGGCGCAAGACCCGGAAACCGCTAAATTCGATGGAATGCCGCGTAGCGTCATTGCCACCGGCTTAGTCGATGAAGTTATCCCGCCTGAAATGTTGGCGGCCAGAATTGTCGGTCATGTTAGCAATAGCATTCAACCGACTGTAAAGTTGAATGATACTGGGCAAACGTCGCATGGTGATCCTTTAGAAAATATTTTGCATTTGCTGTATCAAGTCGGCGGTATTAATTTTAAGGAGTACAAATCGGCAACGGTACAACGTCGAATTGAGCGACGGATGCAGGTGCGTCATGTGCGCGATTTGAGCAATTATTTATATCTGCTGGAAAGTGATCGTAACGAAATTATCACCCTGAAGCGAGATATTCTAATTCCGGTGACCAGTTATTTTCGCGACGTAGAAACTTTTGAATTATTGGAAAAAACGGTAATTCAGACTTTGGTGGAAAATAACCCCGATAATCAATCGTTACGGGTATGGGTTGCCGGTTGCGCGACCGGTGAGGAAGCCTATACGCTGTCTATTTTATTTGCTGAAGCCTTCGATAAATTGCGTCGCTGGCCACAGTTAAAAATATTTGCCACCGATGTTGAGCAGCAAAACATCGAGTTTGCCAGTGCCGGGGTATATCCGGAAGCGATAGCCAACGAATTGTCGCCAGAACGCCTCGAACGATTTTTTAGCCGCAGTGGCAATCAATTTATCGTCAAAAATGAAATTCGTCAGAATATCGTGTTTGCGCGGCACAATATTCTCGATGATCCGCCGTTTACCCGCATGAATCTAGTCAGTTGCCGAAATACGCTGATTTATTTCGATGTAGCGGCACAAGAACGCGCTTTGCTCTGTTTTCAATATGCATTGGCGCATAACGGTTATTTGTTACTCGGCTCTAGTGAATCTTTGGGCACGTTACATAAAGATTTCAGTGTCATCAATGCTAAACATAAAATTTATCGCGTCTTACGGCCCGTTTCGTTACCGCTTAATTTTAAAAATAGCACCAACCATAATGATAACCGCATGCGCGTGAGTCAGCCGTACCGCGAAAAACATCGGAATGCCGAAAGCAGTATTATCGAATCTGGCCAGATGTTATTGATGCAAAGTTACGCACCGCCAGCGTTATTAATTAATGAGGAACGCGAATTGGTGCATGTCTATGGCGATGTTCAACGCTATATGCAAATTCAAGCAGGCAGCGCCAGTTTGGAAATTTCCAAATTGTTGGTGGGTAAAATGGCACCGGTATGTGTAGCCTTGCTGCATAAGGTAGCTAAAGACAATATGCCGCTACATTCAGAAATTCAGTTGCTTGATTCGGCTAAGAAACAAAGCGAATGGGTGCGGGTTGTACTGAGGTCGCTAATAGAGGATGCGCCGAAAGAGCGTTATTTCTTAATGTCTTTTGAGGTGTTGGCGCCCAAAGAAATATCCTTGGCAGGTAGTAATAATATTGACGTAGAGGCGGTTTCTAATGACCGTATTCAAAGCTTGGAAATGGAGTTATCGGCCACCCGTGATAGTTTGCAAGCGACGATTGAAGAGCTGGAAACCTCCAACGAAGAATTGCAAGCGACTAATGAAGAGTTAATGGCCTCGAATGAGGAGCTGCAAAGCACGAATGAAGAATTGCAATCAGTCAATGAGGAGTTGTATACCGTTAATGCCGAAAATCAGGAAAAAATAGATATTCTAAACCGTTTGAACGCCGATTTAGACAATATGACGCGTGCCGCACTGATTCCTACCCTATTTGTGGACAGTGATCTGAATTTAACCCGTTTTACGCCTGAAGCAGGTTCTATTTTTCGTATTCGGGAAGGTGATATTGGGCGACCGATTGACGATTTTGCCCACGAAATGGAATATCCGGAGTTCCTGCACGATTTGCGTCGCGTGATCTGTACGGCGCAATTGATGGAGCGTGAAGTCAAAACTCGCAATGATCATTGGTATTTGGTTCGTGTCTTGCCTTATATCGATCGACCGAGAAACATCAGTGGGGCAGTATTAACTTTTGTCGATATTACCCAAATCAAAGATGCGCAGCGTCTCCAAGCCATTTTAGATTCCCTACCCGAACATATTGCCGTGTTAAATTCGAAAGGCGTCATTACCATGGTAAATAAAGCCTGGCGGGATTTTGCCCAAAGCAATGGTGATCGTGAGCTCGCGCATACTGGCCCGGGTATCAATTATCTTGATGTTTGTAAAATTAAACATGTACTCGATGATACCGTTGCCCACCAAGTGCTTATAGGTATTAGCCAAATTCTTAGCGGCGAGCAAGCGCATTTTTCCATTAAATATCCTTGTCATTCGCCCACAGAACGTCGCTGGTTTTTGATGCACGCCACGCCTGTGAGGCATCCGTTGGGTGGCATCATTGTCAGTCATGTCAATATCACGGCATGGGTAGAGGGTGAGCAGGCATGA
- a CDS encoding PAS domain-containing protein, whose translation MTDTILLEFSVDANNVIIAINGSWDEFADANDAPQLKKQHVVGKSLFDYISGNVTRQFVQKLLDIVRQKNTSACFDYRCDAPNLRRYLQMRLMANERGEVRISNYQLHTEPRVAPIFFIRSNQRDRHTRVRCSICNLLKQAEQWVEAESLLKDKEPLTVSVIYGVCPQCQHQLKQLQSSPS comes from the coding sequence ATGACAGACACAATCCTTTTAGAATTTAGCGTTGACGCCAATAATGTCATTATCGCCATTAATGGTAGCTGGGATGAGTTTGCCGACGCAAATGACGCACCGCAACTCAAAAAGCAACACGTCGTTGGTAAATCGTTGTTCGATTACATTAGCGGCAATGTTACTCGCCAGTTTGTGCAAAAGTTACTCGATATTGTCCGGCAAAAAAATACTAGCGCCTGTTTTGATTATCGGTGCGATGCGCCAAACTTGCGCCGTTATTTACAAATGCGGCTGATGGCGAATGAGCGTGGCGAAGTGCGAATTAGCAACTACCAATTGCATACTGAGCCGCGTGTGGCGCCCATTTTTTTTATACGTTCCAACCAGCGTGATCGCCACACACGAGTGCGTTGCAGTATTTGCAATTTACTCAAGCAAGCTGAGCAGTGGGTTGAAGCGGAAAGCTTGCTAAAAGATAAAGAACCATTAACGGTGTCGGTGATCTATGGTGTTTGCCCGCAGTGCCAACATCAACTAAAACAATTACAATCCTCTCCAAGCTAA